In Deltaproteobacteria bacterium, the following proteins share a genomic window:
- a CDS encoding SIS domain-containing protein: MKMDQAETAEADGADSFAKKYLTETLPLFQEYAKPEFQMAMNAMVQAYHSGGTVYICGNGGSAGTAGHMVNDLAKGSVVDGKKRLRVIGLADNMSLLTAYANDCGYESIFVEQMKSLWKRGDVLIAISCSGNSANVVKAAEYARANDGYVIGLIGFSGGKLKDLCQHPIHFKSFNYGAVEDAQLMFSHLSSQYLHQYIKERGPAFEV, from the coding sequence ATGAAAATGGATCAAGCTGAAACAGCAGAGGCAGACGGTGCAGATAGTTTTGCGAAAAAATATCTGACCGAGACTTTGCCGCTTTTCCAAGAGTACGCGAAACCTGAATTTCAGATGGCGATGAATGCCATGGTTCAGGCCTATCATTCGGGCGGCACAGTTTATATTTGTGGTAACGGTGGATCGGCGGGCACAGCGGGCCACATGGTCAATGACCTTGCTAAGGGATCAGTCGTCGACGGTAAAAAGCGTCTTCGCGTCATAGGGCTCGCGGACAACATGAGTTTATTGACCGCTTACGCCAATGACTGCGGATATGAATCGATTTTCGTCGAGCAGATGAAGAGTCTTTGGAAGCGCGGCGATGTATTGATCGCGATCAGCTGCAGCGGGAATTCTGCGAACGTCGTGAAGGCGGCCGAATACGCTCGCGCGAATGATGGCTACGTCATCGGGCTTATTGGATTCTCTGGCGGAAAGCTGAAAGACCTTTGTCAGCACCCGATTCATTTTAAATCGTTTAATTACGGTGCCGTGGAGGATGCGCAGCTCATGTTCTCGCATCTTTCCAGTCAGTACCTACATCAGTACATCAAGGAACGCGGTCCCGCGTTTGAGGTTTAG
- a CDS encoding TlpA family protein disulfide reductase — MAAAPKGPAVIWMRRLSNIGFGIAAVYFVYLLALLGMAAKKNSDFEGTMIGATQLQAVPVGVSAETLNLSKVTSKTVVVMWATWCGPCHSLLISLRDEVTAGKISASNIVAVSMAEPLADVKAYLEKTPLPFSIALDPQGELATKMKVSGTPTVILLEPGGKISTVSTGGFRLTSKVVDFLSP, encoded by the coding sequence ATGGCAGCCGCTCCCAAAGGACCTGCGGTCATTTGGATGAGGCGTCTTTCCAACATCGGCTTCGGGATTGCGGCTGTTTATTTCGTTTATCTACTTGCGCTGCTTGGCATGGCAGCGAAAAAAAATTCTGATTTTGAAGGCACCATGATCGGTGCCACCCAGCTTCAGGCCGTGCCGGTTGGTGTGTCGGCGGAGACGTTAAATTTGTCCAAAGTGACATCAAAGACCGTGGTCGTCATGTGGGCGACCTGGTGTGGCCCTTGTCATTCGCTCTTGATCTCGCTTCGTGACGAAGTCACTGCTGGTAAAATTTCCGCGAGCAACATCGTGGCCGTTAGCATGGCAGAACCACTGGCCGACGTGAAAGCCTACCTCGAGAAAACACCGCTCCCATTTTCGATTGCCCTCGATCCCCAAGGCGAACTCGCCACAAAGATGAAAGTCTCCGGCACACCCACCGTCATCCTGCTAGAGCCCGGCGGAAAAATTAGTACGGTTTCCACCGGCGGCTTCCGCCTGACCTCAAAAGTTGTCGATTTTCTTAGTCCTTAA
- a CDS encoding GHMP kinase, whose amino-acid sequence MIIARTPFRVSFLGGGTDLPEFWQEEEGAVLSTAIDKYMHITVNNRFDKSWRLGYSKTEICEDISKIDHKIFRRVLEKYSKLALEKNHGCGLEILSMADIPSGTGLGSSSSFTVSLLHALKGHLGIYQSAEELAREASEIEIKDLKEPIGKQDQYAAAYGGLRYIRFLPSGEVSAEPVICTEDTKRSLEGHMAIFYTGVTRSASGVLSEQKSNTESKRETLRAMKDLAFRMKVCLEKNEPIRRCGELLDEGWKLKKTLASGISAGPIDQWYDRAVSAGAYGGKILGAGGGGFLMVLCPPDKRSQIASELKELRQVEMKFDNFGSRIVFVG is encoded by the coding sequence GTGATTATCGCTCGCACTCCGTTTCGCGTAAGTTTCCTAGGCGGCGGGACCGACTTGCCAGAATTTTGGCAAGAAGAAGAGGGCGCTGTTCTCTCGACCGCAATCGATAAGTACATGCACATCACCGTTAACAATCGCTTCGATAAAAGTTGGCGACTTGGGTACTCCAAAACGGAAATCTGCGAAGACATTTCGAAAATTGATCACAAAATCTTCCGCCGAGTTTTGGAAAAGTACTCGAAGCTCGCGTTAGAAAAAAATCACGGTTGTGGCCTAGAGATCCTATCGATGGCCGATATTCCGTCCGGCACAGGCCTTGGGAGCTCGTCGAGCTTCACTGTAAGTCTACTTCACGCACTGAAAGGTCACTTGGGGATTTATCAGAGTGCCGAAGAGCTTGCTCGCGAGGCGAGCGAAATTGAAATCAAAGATTTAAAAGAGCCGATCGGGAAACAAGATCAGTATGCCGCGGCCTACGGTGGTCTTCGTTACATCCGCTTTTTACCGTCGGGCGAAGTTTCGGCAGAGCCGGTTATTTGTACGGAAGACACCAAGCGGTCACTGGAAGGCCACATGGCGATTTTCTACACTGGAGTTACAAGATCGGCTTCAGGCGTTTTAAGTGAGCAGAAGTCCAATACGGAAAGCAAGCGCGAAACACTTCGTGCAATGAAGGATCTCGCCTTTCGAATGAAGGTCTGTCTTGAAAAAAATGAACCGATTCGCCGCTGTGGTGAGCTTTTGGACGAAGGTTGGAAGCTTAAGAAAACGTTAGCAAGCGGGATCTCGGCGGGCCCCATCGACCAGTGGTACGACCGGGCGGTGTCGGCTGGTGCCTATGGCGGAAAAATCCTCGGAGCTGGCGGCGGCGGCTTCCTCATGGTACTGTGCCCACCAGACAAACGGAGCCAGATTGCCAGCGAACTGAAAGAGCTTCGTCAGGTCGAAATGAAGTTTGATAATTTTGGCAGCCGAATTGTTTTCGTCGGATAA
- the queF gene encoding NADPH-dependent 7-cyano-7-deazaguanine reductase QueF produces MSKKKSKEKSKKKLNGKAARKAAGKTSGTSSGKHFGKSAKEAFLPDINQKLYGELAIEENELERLPNRTTVRRYTIEFTCPEFTCLCPRSGFPDFATIRIKYVPDEFCVELKSLKLYINGFRNKKVFHEDVTNNIIQDLIDLLDPHEIEVIGDFTVRGNVHTVVTAKHTKKSK; encoded by the coding sequence ATGTCGAAGAAAAAATCGAAAGAGAAATCAAAAAAGAAGCTCAATGGCAAAGCTGCAAGAAAAGCAGCCGGAAAAACTTCTGGAACGTCTTCTGGTAAACATTTTGGCAAATCGGCAAAAGAAGCGTTTTTGCCAGATATAAATCAAAAGCTTTACGGTGAACTTGCGATCGAAGAAAACGAGCTCGAACGCCTTCCCAATCGTACCACTGTTCGTCGTTACACGATCGAGTTCACTTGTCCTGAATTTACGTGTCTCTGCCCACGTTCGGGTTTTCCAGATTTTGCGACGATTCGAATCAAGTATGTGCCTGACGAATTCTGCGTGGAACTGAAGTCGCTAAAGCTTTACATCAATGGCTTTCGCAACAAGAAAGTCTTCCACGAAGATGTCACCAACAACATAATTCAAGATTTGATCGATCTCTTAGATCCACACGAGATCGAAGTGATCGGCGACTTCACCGTTCGCGGAAACGTGCATACGGTCGTAACAGCGAAGCACACTAAGAAATCCAAATAG